The proteins below are encoded in one region of Pomacea canaliculata isolate SZHN2017 linkage group LG7, ASM307304v1, whole genome shotgun sequence:
- the LOC112569225 gene encoding uncharacterized protein LOC112569225 isoform X2, with product MNSLGHSARELCLLALVTGLQLFLSSPGECLSLEIKGQSAFTVLEGANSEIDFFIYNMSREEAITLFVSKDGLHYKMDSSCKFILNPTTCSKFSGPCQCSTRPSEGRLQFVFKRKFQAQDAGEWKFDVWNTNIEQTVNISVKAVEVTTNTPLPSHAPMTAKPTSPKGVGEKTTKARAVTVALQTAKSTQTSTITSTFIPSHHFINNNSEDVGVAHEPQRTGLESYIVVIIVLLIVVAGVVLALGFVVWRHLGYIHRLRHYLVSLRHTHICCTWIDRLSNHVTSAVEANTYDRPNRASEGLRYSVLTRFFRRSRPVSRNNTYESYICTDEDGYLMTAFNSKDKLSSCDEEPPLEDYPRASNIYEIPVQGGTNIKQLH from the exons ATGAATAGCCTTGGGCACAGTGCACGTGAACTCTGCCTCCTGGCTCTTGTGACTGGCCTGCAACTGTTTCTATCTTCACCAG GTGAGTGTCTGTCGCTGGAAataaaaggtcaaagtgcatTTACAGTTTTGGAAGGAGCGAACTCAGAAATAGACTTCTTCATCTACAACATGTCTCGAGAAGAAGCAATAACTTTGTTTGTATCAAAAGATGGATTACATTATAAAATGGACAGTTCATGCAAATTCATCCTGAATCCAACTACCTGCAGCAAGTTTAGTGGACCATGTCAGTGCTCAACAAGACCCAGTGAGGGTCGACTGCAATTTGTCTTTAAGAGAAAGTTTCAGGCACAAGATGCAGGCGAGTGGAAGTTCGATGTTTGGAATACGAACATAGAACAAACTGTCAACATTTCTGTGAAAG CAGTTGAAGTTACAACCAATACTCCATTACCAAGCCATGCTCCAATGACCGCGAAGCCAACTTCACCAAAAGGTGTGGGGg agaaaacaacaaaagcgaGGGCTGTGACCGTTGCTCTTCAAACGGCGAAGAGCACTCAGACCTCCACCATAACCTCTACTTTCATTCCCAGCCATCacttcataaataataatagtgaaGACGTCGGTGTTGCACACGAACCTCAGAGAACTGGATTAGAGAGCTACATTGTTGTCATTATCGTCCTGCTGATCGTCGTCGCAGGTGTAGTGCTGGCTTTGGGTTTCGTCGTTTGGCGACATCTGGGCTACATTCATAGGCTGCGACACTACCTTG TTTCTCTTCGTCATACACACATCTGTTGCACGTGGATAGACAGGTTGAGCAACCACGTGACATCTGCCGTTGAAGCCAACACCTATGATAGACCCAACAGGGCATCGGAAGGGTTACGGTACTCAGTCCTCACTAGATTTTTCCGACGGTCACGTCCAG TATCCCGGAACAACACCTACGAATCATACATCTGCACAGACGAAGATGGCTACTTGATGACGGCCTTTAATAGCAAAGACAAGTTGAGCTCATGTGATGAAG AGCCGCCATTAGAAGACTATCCTCGGGCCTCAAACATCTATGAAATTCCAGTACAGGGAGGCACGAACATCAAACAACTACACTGA
- the LOC112569225 gene encoding uncharacterized protein LOC112569225 isoform X4, with product MNSLGHSARELCLLALVTGLQLFLSSPGTGECLSLEIKGQSAFTVLEGANSEIDFFIYNMSREEAITLFVSKDGLHYKMDSSCKFILNPTTCSKFSGPCQCSTRPSEGRLQFVFKRKFQAQDAGEWKFDVWNTNIEQTVNISVKAVEVTTNTPLPSHAPMTAKPTSPKEKTTKARAVTVALQTAKSTQTSTITSTFIPSHHFINNNSEDVGVAHEPQRTGLESYIVVIIVLLIVVAGVVLALGFVVWRHLGYIHRLRHYLVSLRHTHICCTWIDRLSNHVTSAVEANTYDRPNRASEGLRYSVLTRFFRRSRPVSRNNTYESYICTDEDGYLMTAFNSKDKLSSCDEEPPLEDYPRASNIYEIPVQGGTNIKQLH from the exons ATGAATAGCCTTGGGCACAGTGCACGTGAACTCTGCCTCCTGGCTCTTGTGACTGGCCTGCAACTGTTTCTATCTTCACCAGGTACAG GTGAGTGTCTGTCGCTGGAAataaaaggtcaaagtgcatTTACAGTTTTGGAAGGAGCGAACTCAGAAATAGACTTCTTCATCTACAACATGTCTCGAGAAGAAGCAATAACTTTGTTTGTATCAAAAGATGGATTACATTATAAAATGGACAGTTCATGCAAATTCATCCTGAATCCAACTACCTGCAGCAAGTTTAGTGGACCATGTCAGTGCTCAACAAGACCCAGTGAGGGTCGACTGCAATTTGTCTTTAAGAGAAAGTTTCAGGCACAAGATGCAGGCGAGTGGAAGTTCGATGTTTGGAATACGAACATAGAACAAACTGTCAACATTTCTGTGAAAG CAGTTGAAGTTACAACCAATACTCCATTACCAAGCCATGCTCCAATGACCGCGAAGCCAACTTCACCAAAAG agaaaacaacaaaagcgaGGGCTGTGACCGTTGCTCTTCAAACGGCGAAGAGCACTCAGACCTCCACCATAACCTCTACTTTCATTCCCAGCCATCacttcataaataataatagtgaaGACGTCGGTGTTGCACACGAACCTCAGAGAACTGGATTAGAGAGCTACATTGTTGTCATTATCGTCCTGCTGATCGTCGTCGCAGGTGTAGTGCTGGCTTTGGGTTTCGTCGTTTGGCGACATCTGGGCTACATTCATAGGCTGCGACACTACCTTG TTTCTCTTCGTCATACACACATCTGTTGCACGTGGATAGACAGGTTGAGCAACCACGTGACATCTGCCGTTGAAGCCAACACCTATGATAGACCCAACAGGGCATCGGAAGGGTTACGGTACTCAGTCCTCACTAGATTTTTCCGACGGTCACGTCCAG TATCCCGGAACAACACCTACGAATCATACATCTGCACAGACGAAGATGGCTACTTGATGACGGCCTTTAATAGCAAAGACAAGTTGAGCTCATGTGATGAAG AGCCGCCATTAGAAGACTATCCTCGGGCCTCAAACATCTATGAAATTCCAGTACAGGGAGGCACGAACATCAAACAACTACACTGA
- the LOC112569225 gene encoding uncharacterized protein LOC112569225 isoform X3, translating to MNSLGHSARELCLLALVTGLQLFLSSPGTGECLSLEIKGQSAFTVLEGANSEIDFFIYNMSREEAITLFVSKDGLHYKMDSSCKFILNPTTCSKFSGPCQCSTRPSEGRLQFVFKRKFQAQDAGEWKFDVWNTNIEQTVNISVKAVEVTTNTPLPSHAPMTAKPTSPKEKTTKGRVATTALQTAKSTQTSTITSTFIPSHHFINNNNEVIAAAHEPERTGLESHVVVIIVLMIIVAGVALALGFVRWRHPGYIHRLRHYLVSLRHTHICCTWIDRLSNHVTSAVEANTYDRPNRASEGLRYSVLTRFFRRSRPVSRNNTYESYICTDEDGYLMTAFNSKDKLSSCDEEPPLEDYPRASNIYEIPVQGGTNIKQLH from the exons ATGAATAGCCTTGGGCACAGTGCACGTGAACTCTGCCTCCTGGCTCTTGTGACTGGCCTGCAACTGTTTCTATCTTCACCAGGTACAG GTGAGTGTCTGTCGCTGGAAataaaaggtcaaagtgcatTTACAGTTTTGGAAGGAGCGAACTCAGAAATAGACTTCTTCATCTACAACATGTCTCGAGAAGAAGCAATAACTTTGTTTGTATCAAAAGATGGATTACATTATAAAATGGACAGTTCATGCAAATTCATCCTGAATCCAACTACCTGCAGCAAGTTTAGTGGACCATGTCAGTGCTCAACAAGACCCAGTGAGGGTCGACTGCAATTTGTCTTTAAGAGAAAGTTTCAGGCACAAGATGCAGGCGAGTGGAAGTTCGATGTTTGGAATACGAACATAGAACAAACTGTCAACATTTCTGTGAAAG CAGTTGAAGTTACAACCAATACTCCATTACCAAGCCATGCTCCAATGACCGCGAAGCCAACTTCACCAAAAG agaaaacaacaaaagggaGGGTTGCGACCACTGCTCTTCAAACGGCGAAGAGCACTCAGACCTCCACCATAACCTCTACTTTCATTCCCAGCCATCACttcataaacaataataatgaagtcATCGCTGCTGCACACGAACCCGAGAGAACTGGATTAGAGAGCcacgtcgtcgtcatcatcgtcctGATGATCATCGTCGCAGGTGTGGCGCTGGCTTTGGGTTTCGTCCGTTGGCGACATCCGGGCTACATTCATAGACTGCGACACTACCTTG TTTCTCTTCGTCATACACACATCTGTTGCACGTGGATAGACAGGTTGAGCAACCACGTGACATCTGCCGTTGAAGCCAACACCTATGATAGACCCAACAGGGCATCGGAAGGGTTACGGTACTCAGTCCTCACTAGATTTTTCCGACGGTCACGTCCAG TATCCCGGAACAACACCTACGAATCATACATCTGCACAGACGAAGATGGCTACTTGATGACGGCCTTTAATAGCAAAGACAAGTTGAGCTCATGTGATGAAG AGCCGCCATTAGAAGACTATCCTCGGGCCTCAAACATCTATGAAATTCCAGTACAGGGAGGCACGAACATCAAACAACTACACTGA
- the LOC112569225 gene encoding uncharacterized protein LOC112569225 isoform X1: MNSLGHSARELCLLALVTGLQLFLSSPGTGECLSLEIKGQSAFTVLEGANSEIDFFIYNMSREEAITLFVSKDGLHYKMDSSCKFILNPTTCSKFSGPCQCSTRPSEGRLQFVFKRKFQAQDAGEWKFDVWNTNIEQTVNISVKAVEVTTNTPLPSHAPMTAKPTSPKGVGEKTTKARAVTVALQTAKSTQTSTITSTFIPSHHFINNNSEDVGVAHEPQRTGLESYIVVIIVLLIVVAGVVLALGFVVWRHLGYIHRLRHYLVSLRHTHICCTWIDRLSNHVTSAVEANTYDRPNRASEGLRYSVLTRFFRRSRPVSRNNTYESYICTDEDGYLMTAFNSKDKLSSCDEEPPLEDYPRASNIYEIPVQGGTNIKQLH; this comes from the exons ATGAATAGCCTTGGGCACAGTGCACGTGAACTCTGCCTCCTGGCTCTTGTGACTGGCCTGCAACTGTTTCTATCTTCACCAGGTACAG GTGAGTGTCTGTCGCTGGAAataaaaggtcaaagtgcatTTACAGTTTTGGAAGGAGCGAACTCAGAAATAGACTTCTTCATCTACAACATGTCTCGAGAAGAAGCAATAACTTTGTTTGTATCAAAAGATGGATTACATTATAAAATGGACAGTTCATGCAAATTCATCCTGAATCCAACTACCTGCAGCAAGTTTAGTGGACCATGTCAGTGCTCAACAAGACCCAGTGAGGGTCGACTGCAATTTGTCTTTAAGAGAAAGTTTCAGGCACAAGATGCAGGCGAGTGGAAGTTCGATGTTTGGAATACGAACATAGAACAAACTGTCAACATTTCTGTGAAAG CAGTTGAAGTTACAACCAATACTCCATTACCAAGCCATGCTCCAATGACCGCGAAGCCAACTTCACCAAAAGGTGTGGGGg agaaaacaacaaaagcgaGGGCTGTGACCGTTGCTCTTCAAACGGCGAAGAGCACTCAGACCTCCACCATAACCTCTACTTTCATTCCCAGCCATCacttcataaataataatagtgaaGACGTCGGTGTTGCACACGAACCTCAGAGAACTGGATTAGAGAGCTACATTGTTGTCATTATCGTCCTGCTGATCGTCGTCGCAGGTGTAGTGCTGGCTTTGGGTTTCGTCGTTTGGCGACATCTGGGCTACATTCATAGGCTGCGACACTACCTTG TTTCTCTTCGTCATACACACATCTGTTGCACGTGGATAGACAGGTTGAGCAACCACGTGACATCTGCCGTTGAAGCCAACACCTATGATAGACCCAACAGGGCATCGGAAGGGTTACGGTACTCAGTCCTCACTAGATTTTTCCGACGGTCACGTCCAG TATCCCGGAACAACACCTACGAATCATACATCTGCACAGACGAAGATGGCTACTTGATGACGGCCTTTAATAGCAAAGACAAGTTGAGCTCATGTGATGAAG AGCCGCCATTAGAAGACTATCCTCGGGCCTCAAACATCTATGAAATTCCAGTACAGGGAGGCACGAACATCAAACAACTACACTGA